Proteins found in one Labrenzia sp. VG12 genomic segment:
- a CDS encoding MarR family winged helix-turn-helix transcriptional regulator: MEEAEPERISAERDPDLPYDLIELLFFAYRDFTGDPDDVLAEYEFGRAHHRVLHFVERNPGIMVTDLLGILRITKQSLGRVLKQLVDVGIIEQREGHHDRRQRLLYTTERGHALAVDLAKLQQKRLERALIGLPDGSHEVIRKFLLQMIDPEMRPEILQLIRSAFDLQD; this comes from the coding sequence ATGGAAGAGGCCGAACCGGAGCGGATAAGCGCCGAGCGCGATCCGGATCTGCCCTATGATCTGATCGAGCTCTTGTTTTTTGCCTATCGCGACTTCACCGGCGATCCGGACGACGTGCTGGCCGAATACGAATTCGGCCGGGCACATCACCGCGTCCTGCATTTTGTCGAGCGCAATCCCGGCATCATGGTGACCGACCTGCTCGGCATCCTGCGCATCACCAAGCAGAGCCTTGGCCGTGTCCTGAAGCAGCTTGTGGATGTCGGCATCATCGAACAGCGCGAAGGCCACCACGACCGGCGGCAGCGGTTGCTCTACACCACCGAACGCGGCCACGCGCTCGCTGTGGATCTGGCAAAACTGCAGCAAAAACGCCTTGAACGTGCCCTAATTGGGTTGCCTGATGGCAGCCACGAAGTTATCCGCAAGTTTCTGCTGCAGATGATCGATCCCGAGATGCGTCCGGAAATCCTGCAGCTGATCCGCTCTGCCTTTGACCTTCAGGATTAA
- a CDS encoding response regulator — protein sequence MNAQVPDDNANHILLVDDDNRIRDLLSRLLKETGYRVTTAANAADARRCLSGLEFDLIILDVMMPGETGLQLAASLRQSSEVPILMLTARSDAPDRIAGLEAGVDDYLSKPFEPRELMLRIAAILRRGNQQPAVVTEEIRFGPFCYNASRGELKNGDSMVRLTDREKQILAIFAEQPGATVPRHKIVGDDSGLGERTVDVQINRLRRKIESDPGNPIYLQTVRGIGYRLACD from the coding sequence ATGAATGCCCAGGTGCCGGACGATAACGCCAATCACATTCTGCTGGTGGACGACGACAATCGGATCAGGGACCTTCTGTCCAGGCTCCTGAAGGAAACCGGTTACAGGGTGACGACAGCGGCCAATGCAGCAGATGCCCGCAGATGCCTGTCCGGCCTGGAGTTCGATCTGATCATTCTGGATGTGATGATGCCCGGTGAGACTGGCCTGCAGTTGGCAGCCTCGCTCCGGCAATCCTCCGAAGTGCCAATTCTGATGTTGACGGCACGTTCGGATGCACCCGACCGCATCGCCGGTCTTGAGGCCGGGGTCGATGACTACCTGTCCAAACCCTTCGAACCGCGCGAACTGATGCTGCGCATTGCCGCCATCCTGCGCCGCGGAAACCAGCAGCCAGCCGTTGTCACGGAAGAGATCAGATTTGGCCCCTTCTGCTACAATGCTTCGCGGGGCGAACTGAAGAATGGCGACAGCATGGTCCGGCTGACCGACAGGGAAAAGCAGATCCTGGCCATATTTGCCGAGCAACCCGGCGCAACGGTGCCCCGCCACAAGATCGTCGGCGATGACAGCGGCCTTGGTGAGCGGACTGTCGATGTGCAGATCAACCGGCTCCGGCGGAAAATCGAGTCCGATCCCGGCAACCCGATCTATCTGCAGACGGTGCGCGGCATCGGCTACAGGCTGGCATGCGACTGA
- a CDS encoding ATP-binding protein has product MTRLLRPFKPLLGPYKAISRFMYRVMPKGLFTRTFLIIVTPIVILQSVLVFVFMERHYQLVSQRMSEAVVREIAAVVYVLEHYPQDPNYANVEQLASRALGMSMTVTPLEPLPPPAPKPFFDVIDQELSKAISQKIGKPFWIDTVGRSRFVEIRIQLEDSILRVFTRRSQTFASNSHIFLVWMFSTSLVLVIIALLFLRNQIRPIIRLADAADAFGKGRPVDNFRASGAREVRRASLAFIDMRRRIERQIEQRTTMLAGVSHDLRTILTRLRLQLAFLGDTPESEAMRKDVGEMSNMLEDYLAFASGDGDEDIQQTDIAALLEELEEEAEISGLDLKVRFDGDMDAEVRRLSLKRCLSNLITNGCKYGNRVEVAGSIEKGWLVITVDDDGPGIPEDQRELAFQAFHRLDLARNMDESGSGLGLAIARDVARGHGGDLYLEDSPLGGLRARIRIPA; this is encoded by the coding sequence ATGACAAGGTTGCTGCGGCCGTTCAAACCGCTTCTCGGTCCTTACAAGGCCATCTCCCGGTTCATGTACCGGGTGATGCCCAAGGGTCTCTTCACACGGACGTTCCTGATCATCGTCACGCCGATTGTCATTCTGCAGTCGGTGCTGGTGTTTGTGTTCATGGAGCGGCATTACCAGCTTGTATCGCAGCGCATGTCGGAAGCCGTGGTCCGCGAGATCGCCGCGGTGGTCTACGTTCTGGAACATTATCCGCAGGACCCGAACTACGCCAATGTGGAGCAACTTGCCTCCCGTGCCCTCGGCATGTCGATGACCGTCACACCGCTGGAACCCTTGCCGCCGCCCGCGCCCAAACCCTTCTTTGACGTCATCGACCAGGAACTGAGCAAGGCCATCAGCCAGAAGATCGGCAAGCCCTTCTGGATCGATACGGTCGGACGCTCCCGTTTCGTGGAAATCAGGATCCAGCTGGAAGATTCCATCCTGCGGGTCTTCACGCGGCGCAGCCAGACCTTCGCGTCCAACTCGCATATTTTCCTGGTCTGGATGTTCTCCACGTCGCTGGTGCTGGTCATCATCGCGCTTCTGTTCCTACGCAATCAGATCCGCCCGATCATTCGCCTGGCCGATGCTGCCGACGCCTTCGGCAAGGGGCGGCCGGTCGATAATTTCAGGGCCAGCGGCGCGCGCGAAGTGCGCCGGGCCAGTCTCGCCTTCATCGACATGCGCCGACGCATCGAACGCCAGATCGAACAGCGCACGACCATGCTGGCCGGCGTCAGCCACGATCTCAGAACCATCCTGACCCGTCTGCGTCTGCAGCTTGCCTTCCTCGGAGACACGCCGGAGAGCGAAGCAATGCGCAAGGATGTCGGCGAGATGAGCAACATGCTGGAGGATTACCTCGCGTTTGCCAGCGGCGACGGCGACGAAGACATTCAGCAGACAGACATAGCTGCGCTTCTGGAGGAGCTGGAAGAAGAGGCCGAGATTTCCGGCCTGGATCTCAAGGTCCGCTTTGATGGCGACATGGACGCCGAGGTTCGGCGGCTGTCGCTCAAACGCTGCCTGTCGAACCTGATCACCAACGGCTGCAAATATGGCAACCGGGTGGAAGTTGCCGGCTCCATCGAGAAGGGCTGGCTTGTCATCACCGTGGATGACGACGGACCGGGCATTCCCGAAGATCAGCGGGAACTGGCCTTCCAGGCGTTCCACCGGCTGGATCTTGCCCGCAACATGGACGAATCCGGCAGCGGTCTTGGCCTCGCGATTGCCCGGGACGTTGCCCGCGGCCATGGCGGTGACCTCTATCTGGAAGACAGCCCGCTCGGAGGCCTCCGGGCCCGGATCCGGATCCCAGCCTGA
- a CDS encoding 8-oxoguanine deaminase, with protein MPEILLKNADTVLTMDDDRNEYSGVDIRIREGVIAEIGPDLESSGEVHSASGCVVTPGLVNTHHHLYQSLTKAVPGGQDALLFGWLQTLYPIWSRFGPDEMFVSAQTGLAELALSGCTLTSDHLYLFPNGSRLDDTIAAAREIGLRFHPTRGAMSIGESDGGLPPDDLVEKEQDILEDSIRVVDAFHDPSEGAMVRVGLAPCSPFSVSRDLMRDAALLARDKKVMLHTHLAENDEDIAYSQEKFGCRPGQYAEDLGWTGADVWHAHCVKLDGQEIALFSASGTGVAHCPCSNCRLGSGIAPVRAMRDAGVTVGLGVDGSASNDAANLILEARQSMLLQRVANGADAMSAREALEIATRGGADVLNRPDCGRLAVGKRADIAIWDISGVESAGSWDPAALLLAGPTRVKHLFVEGRQIVNDGKVTTIDLPKVIERQNTLARDLRF; from the coding sequence TTGCCTGAAATTCTCTTGAAAAATGCCGATACCGTCCTGACCATGGATGACGACCGAAACGAATATTCGGGCGTCGACATCCGGATCAGGGAGGGCGTCATCGCCGAAATCGGCCCCGATCTTGAAAGCAGTGGTGAGGTTCATTCAGCCAGCGGGTGCGTTGTCACGCCCGGCCTGGTCAACACGCACCATCATCTCTACCAGAGCCTGACAAAGGCCGTTCCGGGCGGACAGGATGCGCTCCTGTTCGGCTGGCTGCAGACCCTTTATCCGATCTGGTCCCGTTTCGGACCAGACGAGATGTTTGTCTCCGCCCAGACGGGCCTTGCGGAACTGGCGCTGTCCGGCTGCACACTCACATCCGACCATCTCTACCTGTTTCCAAACGGGTCCAGGCTCGACGATACGATCGCAGCGGCCAGGGAGATCGGTTTGAGATTTCACCCGACGCGCGGCGCCATGAGCATTGGTGAAAGCGACGGCGGGCTTCCGCCGGACGATTTGGTCGAAAAGGAACAGGACATCCTGGAAGACTCCATCCGTGTCGTGGACGCCTTTCACGATCCGTCAGAAGGCGCCATGGTGCGTGTTGGCCTTGCCCCCTGCTCTCCCTTTTCCGTCAGCCGTGACCTGATGCGCGATGCAGCGCTGCTGGCCCGCGACAAGAAGGTGATGCTCCATACCCATCTTGCGGAAAATGACGAGGACATCGCCTATTCGCAGGAAAAATTCGGTTGCCGCCCGGGCCAGTATGCAGAAGATCTCGGCTGGACCGGAGCTGACGTCTGGCATGCCCATTGCGTGAAACTCGACGGCCAGGAGATCGCGCTCTTTTCAGCCAGTGGCACGGGAGTCGCCCATTGCCCCTGCTCAAACTGCCGACTTGGCAGCGGCATTGCACCGGTGCGGGCCATGCGCGATGCAGGCGTGACGGTCGGCCTCGGGGTCGACGGTTCGGCCAGCAATGATGCCGCCAACCTCATTCTCGAAGCCAGACAGTCAATGTTGCTGCAACGGGTGGCCAACGGTGCCGACGCCATGTCGGCCCGCGAGGCGCTTGAGATTGCCACACGCGGCGGTGCCGATGTGCTGAACCGGCCCGATTGCGGCCGGCTGGCCGTCGGCAAACGGGCCGATATCGCGATCTGGGACATTTCCGGCGTGGAAAGCGCCGGAAGCTGGGATCCGGCGGCCTTGCTGCTGGCAGGACCAACCCGGGTGAAACACCTCTTTGTCGAGGGAAGGCAGATCGTCAATGACGGCAAGGTCACCACGATTGATCTGCCGAAGGTGATCGAGCGCCAGAACACGCTGGCACGTGACCTTCGTTTCTGA
- a CDS encoding DUF1194 domain-containing protein: MVSVSKGLPATLRRSRCVQCVGWLLAAIVVPWLLCVPASACSLALVVAVDVSASISESEYDLQQRGIAGALRDPSVLEAIETVGGIWLHSFEWSGRYQQNTLLDWRFLSDEASAHAAADEILSNTRDSREFLTALGPALVHARGILNTAPQRCDRQVIDVSADGINNQGEEPRFVYATLDFSEVTVNALVILKDDMTLNYYTDKVITGPGAFIQSTLRYEDYTEAMTRKLIREILGYGFAELR; this comes from the coding sequence ATGGTCTCCGTATCGAAAGGTTTACCTGCGACGTTGAGGCGGTCGCGCTGTGTTCAGTGCGTCGGGTGGCTCCTGGCTGCGATCGTCGTACCCTGGCTGCTCTGCGTGCCGGCATCGGCCTGCTCCCTGGCGCTGGTGGTTGCGGTTGACGTCTCGGCCAGCATCTCAGAATCCGAGTATGACCTGCAGCAACGCGGTATTGCCGGTGCCTTGCGTGACCCTTCCGTGCTGGAAGCGATCGAGACCGTTGGCGGGATCTGGCTGCACAGTTTCGAATGGAGCGGCCGCTATCAGCAGAACACGCTTCTGGACTGGCGGTTTCTGAGTGACGAGGCTTCTGCTCATGCCGCTGCAGACGAGATCCTGAGCAACACAAGAGACAGCCGGGAGTTTCTGACGGCGCTCGGCCCGGCGCTGGTCCATGCCCGCGGCATCCTCAACACGGCACCGCAGCGATGCGATCGGCAGGTGATCGATGTCTCCGCCGACGGCATCAACAACCAGGGCGAGGAGCCGCGCTTCGTTTACGCGACCCTCGACTTCAGCGAGGTCACGGTCAATGCGCTGGTGATCCTGAAGGACGACATGACCCTGAACTATTACACCGACAAGGTCATCACCGGACCTGGCGCGTTCATCCAGTCAACGCTGCGCTATGAAGACTATACCGAGGCCATGACCCGAAAGCTGATCCGCGAAATCCTGGGCTATGGTTTTGCGGAGTTGCGCTGA
- a CDS encoding tRNA-binding protein has product MSDQISFDDFLKVDVRVGRVVEAEDFPEARKPAYKMKIDFGPDIGIKKTSAQITRHYTPDTLVGKLVMAVVNFPPRQIGPVMSEVLTLGVPDEEGEVVLLTPDKDVPIGGRLY; this is encoded by the coding sequence GTGAGCGACCAGATCAGTTTCGATGATTTTCTGAAAGTGGACGTGCGGGTAGGCCGGGTGGTCGAGGCCGAGGATTTTCCGGAAGCCCGCAAGCCGGCCTACAAGATGAAAATAGATTTCGGCCCGGATATCGGCATCAAGAAAACGTCTGCACAGATCACCAGGCATTACACGCCTGACACGCTGGTCGGGAAGCTGGTGATGGCTGTGGTCAACTTTCCACCGCGCCAGATCGGTCCGGTGATGTCCGAGGTCTTGACGCTCGGTGTGCCCGACGAGGAGGGCGAAGTGGTGCTGCTGACCCCGGACAAGGATGTCCCCATCGGCGGCCGGCTTTACTGA
- a CDS encoding TetR/AcrR family transcriptional regulator → MATAKTKQKILQTFLELLAEHPYEDVSLPLIAETAKVKLSDMRSAYSSKLKLVAAFLEQVDTAVLDERDEDMGDQPARDRLFDILMTRIDALAEHRDAVRALQEAAAKDPALALDLNALHVRSQKWMLIAAGIDLSGVKATVVAQGLSIAFGRVVDVWLDEEDEGMPRTMARLDKELDKGSDFMKRLKNVEGLAKGVRSFLRKASGGRKRWKDRQRETDPDTEFDGEAPAGA, encoded by the coding sequence ATGGCGACCGCAAAGACAAAGCAGAAAATCCTTCAGACCTTTCTGGAGCTGCTCGCAGAGCACCCATACGAAGATGTGTCGCTGCCGCTCATTGCCGAGACGGCGAAGGTGAAACTCTCAGACATGCGCAGCGCCTACAGCTCGAAGCTGAAGCTGGTGGCGGCTTTTCTGGAACAGGTGGATACGGCCGTCCTGGATGAACGGGATGAGGACATGGGCGACCAGCCCGCCCGCGACCGGCTGTTCGATATCCTGATGACCCGGATTGATGCGCTTGCCGAACACAGGGACGCCGTGCGTGCCCTGCAGGAGGCCGCGGCCAAGGATCCGGCGCTGGCCCTTGATCTGAATGCGCTCCATGTGCGCTCACAGAAATGGATGCTGATTGCCGCCGGGATCGACCTATCCGGCGTCAAGGCGACCGTCGTCGCCCAGGGACTCTCGATTGCCTTTGGCCGCGTGGTGGATGTCTGGCTCGACGAAGAGGACGAGGGCATGCCGCGCACCATGGCCCGGCTCGACAAGGAGCTCGACAAGGGCTCCGATTTCATGAAACGACTGAAGAATGTCGAGGGTCTGGCAAAAGGCGTGCGTTCGTTTCTGCGGAAAGCGTCCGGCGGGCGCAAACGCTGGAAGGATCGGCAACGTGAGACCGATCCCGATACCGAATTCGACGGTGAGGCGCCGGCGGGTGCGTGA
- the proC gene encoding pyrroline-5-carboxylate reductase, with translation MSFSKERPFLLVGAGKMGGAMLAGWMAEGIDPASVVVCDPGLSDEMDGLLKSHGIRHVAAVPDDLTAAIMLVAVKPQMMDQVLPGLASAVEADTLVMSVAAGTPVTKFQEHFGPVPVCRCMPNTPAMVKRGITAVYPTTEVSEGQKQDVTKLLSAVGKVVWLDSEDQIDLVTGVSGSGPAYVFFLAEALSEAGMAAGLPEELAHELAVATVCGAGELMHQSGDHPAALRQNVTSPNGTTAAALDVLMHAEGLQPVMTEAVAAAVQRARELAQ, from the coding sequence ATGAGTTTTTCAAAGGAGCGCCCCTTCCTTCTTGTCGGAGCCGGCAAGATGGGTGGGGCAATGCTCGCAGGCTGGATGGCGGAAGGTATCGATCCTGCTTCCGTCGTGGTCTGCGATCCGGGTCTGTCCGACGAGATGGACGGACTGTTGAAATCGCACGGTATCCGCCATGTAGCGGCCGTGCCGGACGATCTGACAGCCGCGATCATGCTGGTTGCCGTCAAGCCGCAGATGATGGACCAGGTCCTGCCGGGTCTTGCATCCGCGGTTGAGGCGGACACGCTGGTCATGTCGGTTGCAGCCGGGACACCGGTTACGAAATTCCAGGAACACTTTGGCCCTGTTCCGGTGTGCCGCTGCATGCCGAACACGCCGGCCATGGTCAAGCGCGGCATCACGGCTGTCTACCCGACCACTGAGGTTTCGGAAGGCCAGAAACAGGATGTGACGAAGCTCTTGTCGGCCGTTGGCAAGGTTGTCTGGCTCGACAGCGAGGACCAGATCGACCTGGTTACAGGCGTCAGCGGATCCGGTCCTGCGTATGTGTTTTTCCTCGCCGAAGCGCTCAGCGAAGCGGGCATGGCGGCCGGTCTGCCGGAAGAGCTTGCACACGAGCTGGCGGTTGCGACGGTCTGCGGCGCCGGGGAACTGATGCACCAGTCGGGTGATCATCCGGCGGCGCTTCGTCAGAATGTCACCAGCCCGAACGGCACCACAGCGGCAGCGCTTGATGTGCTGATGCATGCTGAGGGGCTGCAGCCTGTCATGACCGAGGCCGTTGCCGCGGCGGTTCAACGGGCGCGCGAACTCGCACAATAA
- a CDS encoding YbjN domain-containing protein: MSLIEIEFERPGNPVDMIETVAALNDWAFERSDEDEITISLEGSWCDYHVSFSWMEEVEALHLACAFDLKVTELRKTEVLRLLALVNEQLWMGHFDLWSKENVVMFRQSLLLTGGAEASAAQIEAMLTNALENCERFYQAFQFVVWAGHSAAEALSTALFETAGEA; encoded by the coding sequence ATGAGCCTCATCGAGATCGAATTCGAGCGACCTGGCAATCCCGTCGACATGATCGAAACTGTCGCCGCCTTGAACGACTGGGCCTTTGAGCGGTCGGACGAGGATGAGATCACCATCTCCCTTGAAGGCAGCTGGTGCGACTATCATGTCTCCTTCTCCTGGATGGAGGAAGTTGAAGCCCTTCATCTGGCCTGTGCCTTCGACCTGAAAGTGACCGAATTGCGCAAGACCGAGGTCCTGCGGCTTCTGGCCCTGGTCAACGAGCAGCTCTGGATGGGGCACTTCGACCTTTGGAGCAAGGAAAATGTCGTCATGTTCCGTCAGTCACTGCTTCTGACCGGCGGCGCGGAGGCGTCTGCAGCGCAAATCGAGGCGATGCTGACGAATGCCCTTGAAAACTGCGAACGTTTCTATCAAGCCTTCCAGTTCGTTGTCTGGGCCGGTCACTCGGCTGCCGAGGCGCTGAGTACGGCCTTGTTCGAAACCGCAGGAGAAGCATGA
- a CDS encoding accessory factor UbiK family protein produces MTQGPNRLLDDFAKLMTDAAGVAQGARREVETAFRAQAERFLSEMDVVSREEHEAVKEMAVRALDKVEELESRLAALEKSDKDASGDA; encoded by the coding sequence ATGACCCAGGGTCCCAACCGTCTTCTCGATGATTTTGCCAAGCTCATGACCGACGCCGCCGGTGTTGCCCAGGGTGCCCGCCGCGAAGTCGAAACGGCATTCAGAGCACAAGCGGAGCGTTTCCTGTCGGAAATGGATGTGGTGTCCCGCGAGGAACACGAAGCTGTCAAGGAAATGGCCGTGCGTGCCCTCGACAAGGTCGAAGAGCTCGAATCGCGACTGGCTGCGCTTGAAAAATCCGACAAGGATGCTTCTGGAGACGCTTGA
- the lgt gene encoding prolipoprotein diacylglyceryl transferase, protein MPPVFALPFPAIDPVIVEFGPFALRWYALAYIVGILLAWRYMQALTANDQLWGTATRPSRADIDDFVLWGTIGIILGGRLGYVLFYNPGYYLANPGEALAVWSGGMSFHGGFAGTVIAMILFAWKRGIPLWTLFDLAGCAAPIGLFFGRIANFINSELWGRPTDVPWAFVFPTGGPEPRHPSQLYEAALEGVILFLVLRVLSHRFKLLQRPGFLAGAFAFGYGVGRSIAELYRVPDAHIGYLSGFLTMGILLSLPMILAGLAAMIWSARRSKGAPSA, encoded by the coding sequence GTGCCGCCTGTATTCGCCCTGCCCTTTCCCGCCATCGACCCGGTGATCGTCGAATTCGGCCCCTTTGCCCTGCGCTGGTACGCGCTCGCCTATATCGTCGGCATTCTGCTTGCCTGGCGGTATATGCAGGCCCTTACGGCCAACGATCAGCTTTGGGGCACCGCGACACGCCCAAGCCGGGCGGATATCGACGACTTTGTCCTGTGGGGCACGATCGGTATCATTCTCGGTGGCCGCCTCGGCTACGTCCTGTTCTACAATCCGGGCTACTATCTCGCCAATCCGGGCGAGGCACTGGCCGTCTGGTCCGGCGGCATGTCGTTTCACGGCGGCTTTGCCGGCACCGTGATCGCGATGATCCTGTTTGCCTGGAAACGCGGCATCCCGCTCTGGACCCTGTTCGACCTGGCCGGCTGCGCCGCGCCGATCGGGCTGTTTTTCGGCCGGATTGCCAATTTCATCAATTCAGAACTCTGGGGCCGCCCCACCGATGTGCCCTGGGCCTTTGTCTTCCCCACCGGTGGGCCGGAGCCGCGCCATCCGAGCCAGCTCTATGAAGCTGCGCTGGAAGGCGTGATCCTGTTCCTGGTGCTGCGCGTGTTGAGCCACCGTTTCAAACTCCTGCAAAGACCCGGCTTCCTGGCTGGCGCCTTCGCCTTCGGCTATGGTGTCGGCCGCTCGATCGCCGAACTCTACCGTGTGCCGGACGCCCATATCGGCTATCTGAGCGGGTTCCTGACCATGGGCATCCTGCTGTCCCTGCCAATGATCCTGGCAGGTCTCGCCGCCATGATCTGGTCGGCCCGCCGGTCCAAAGGCGCGCCGAGCGCGTGA